One genomic segment of Bacteroidia bacterium includes these proteins:
- a CDS encoding HlyD family secretion protein — protein sequence MEQNQETPKNKKPIFVVIAILALGAGIFFAYQKISYSMHNEDTENSQIECNIYPIASRVGGYLDQIRIAENQLVKKGDTLLILDYRDLAIRVQQAEIALANAQANVEVIKNNVTTASATAGASNANIAAAQANLDAAEVRIWKANQEFDRISKLVSLKSATQQQLDNVKAEKESAEKQANAAKMQLAAAKDQAGASQSNVSGANKQVRLAELAIQQRQSELDFAKLQLSYAFITAPCTGYISKKNIQPGQLIAAGAPLFSVVDDSKFWITANFKETQLKDIKPGQPVEIKVDTYPGKVFEGNVESIQAATGSKFSLIPADNSTGNFVKVVQRVPVRISLTDDKQDDYVLRAGMNVQVAVKVK from the coding sequence ATGGAACAAAATCAAGAAACACCTAAAAACAAAAAACCAATTTTCGTTGTGATCGCCATCCTTGCCCTAGGAGCAGGAATCTTTTTTGCTTACCAAAAAATTTCCTATTCCATGCACAATGAAGACACCGAAAACTCTCAAATTGAATGCAATATTTATCCCATTGCGTCAAGAGTTGGTGGCTATTTAGACCAGATTCGAATCGCTGAAAACCAATTGGTAAAAAAAGGTGATACCTTACTTATTTTAGATTACAGAGATTTAGCCATTCGAGTGCAACAAGCGGAGATTGCCCTTGCAAATGCCCAGGCAAATGTGGAGGTAATTAAAAACAATGTTACTACTGCAAGTGCTACTGCCGGAGCAAGCAATGCCAATATTGCAGCCGCCCAAGCCAATCTGGATGCTGCTGAAGTAAGAATTTGGAAAGCCAATCAGGAATTTGATCGCATTTCAAAATTAGTTTCCCTTAAATCGGCTACTCAACAACAACTAGACAATGTTAAGGCTGAGAAAGAATCGGCAGAAAAACAAGCCAATGCAGCCAAAATGCAATTGGCAGCAGCGAAAGATCAGGCCGGAGCATCCCAATCCAATGTTAGTGGTGCAAACAAACAAGTTCGCTTGGCAGAATTAGCCATACAGCAACGCCAAAGTGAATTGGATTTTGCCAAACTTCAACTATCCTACGCGTTTATTACCGCTCCATGTACCGGTTATATTTCTAAAAAGAATATCCAGCCCGGTCAATTAATTGCGGCAGGTGCTCCCCTGTTTTCAGTTGTAGATGATTCCAAATTTTGGATAACAGCTAACTTCAAAGAAACCCAACTGAAAGACATTAAGCCCGGACAACCTGTAGAAATTAAAGTAGATACCTATCCCGGAAAAGTTTTTGAAGGAAATGTGGAATCCATTCAAGCAGCAACCGGATCCAAATTCTCACTTATTCCGGCAGATAATTCAACCGGAAACTTTGTTAAAGTTGTGCAGCGGGTACCGGTTCGAATTAGTTTAACCGATGACAAACAAGATGACTATGTGCTACGTGCGGGAATGAATGTTCAGGTTGCAGTAAAAGTTAAATAA